From the genome of Pseudomonas yamanorum, one region includes:
- a CDS encoding LysR family transcriptional regulator, whose product MDVRHLKAFLAVFEERNITAAAQRLFISQPTLSVTIKQLEEELGVALFLRQPRGVEVSDEARVLYPQARRMVAEADALSRLFRGRENRIALELGVEGDIADSQIETFLRMAHQGLPGLLLTLQEGCEGEGRLAVEEMCCEDELFLPLWEESYVMALPAAHPMAAGGKEQAWAPIEDWITCPQHDSHQRLMALYGRSPQAVAGHAGSLTQALHMVAAGVGVAMLPQSLAAERAGVVIRPWHLPAPTRRVGLCFAAQALELPALRALHEYFQNNRPPQIEAA is encoded by the coding sequence ATGGATGTGCGTCATCTCAAGGCGTTTCTCGCGGTGTTCGAAGAGCGCAATATCACTGCCGCCGCACAGCGCCTGTTCATCAGCCAGCCGACGTTGTCGGTGACCATCAAGCAACTGGAAGAAGAATTGGGCGTGGCGCTGTTTCTGCGCCAGCCTCGCGGGGTTGAAGTCAGCGATGAAGCGCGGGTGCTGTACCCGCAAGCCCGGCGCATGGTGGCCGAGGCCGACGCGTTGAGCCGGTTGTTTCGCGGGCGCGAAAACCGCATCGCCCTGGAATTGGGTGTGGAAGGCGATATTGCCGACAGCCAGATCGAAACTTTCCTGCGCATGGCGCATCAAGGCTTGCCCGGTTTGCTGCTGACCTTGCAGGAAGGCTGCGAAGGAGAAGGGCGCCTGGCGGTGGAGGAAATGTGCTGCGAGGACGAATTATTCCTGCCGCTTTGGGAAGAGTCCTACGTGATGGCGCTGCCGGCTGCGCACCCGATGGCGGCCGGGGGAAAAGAACAAGCGTGGGCGCCGATCGAAGACTGGATCACCTGCCCGCAACATGATTCCCATCAGCGCCTGATGGCCCTGTACGGCCGCTCGCCCCAGGCGGTGGCCGGGCATGCCGGTTCGTTGACCCAGGCCTTGCATATGGTGGCGGCCGGTGTGGGCGTGGCGATGTTGCCGCAGTCGCTGGCGGCGGAGCGGGCCGGGGTGGTGATTCGCCCCTGGCACTTGCCGGCACCGACGCGCCGGGTGGGGTTGTGCTTTGCCGCCCAGGCCCTGGAGTTGCCGGCGTTGCGGGCGCTGCATGAGTATTTCCAGAACAACCGCCCGCCGCAGATTGAAGCGGCCTGA
- a CDS encoding LysR family transcriptional regulator codes for MASHEVLQAFVQAATQGSFSAAARKLGKSQSTVSAAVASLEIDLDVVLFDRSSRKPTLTPAGHVLLQRAEQVLEASSRLELAASQLSQGLEPKLSIAMSDTYQSDRFETALSAFEQRYPDLELECLIAECEDLIALVQSGRAQIAFIEKQEVYPPDLTSTAVEERTEIALFVAPKHPLANLKDIDQQTLEQHRELRLASIINPNETRGLGRVWSAPSYLMLMEMAQLGFGWAPLPRWLVERFGGGHLCEIKARSWPRSVAVDALWSRQHPPGPAGSWLLGKMLE; via the coding sequence ATGGCTTCCCATGAAGTGCTTCAGGCGTTTGTGCAGGCGGCAACCCAGGGTTCGTTTTCAGCAGCGGCGCGCAAACTGGGCAAGAGCCAGTCCACCGTCAGCGCGGCGGTGGCCAGCCTGGAGATTGACCTGGACGTGGTGCTGTTTGATCGCAGCAGCCGCAAGCCCACGCTGACCCCGGCCGGGCACGTGCTGCTGCAACGCGCCGAGCAGGTGCTGGAAGCCAGCAGCCGCCTGGAGTTGGCGGCCAGCCAGTTGTCCCAAGGGTTGGAGCCAAAGCTGAGTATCGCCATGTCCGATACCTACCAGTCGGACCGTTTCGAAACCGCCCTCAGCGCCTTCGAGCAGCGCTACCCGGACCTGGAGCTGGAATGCCTGATCGCCGAATGCGAGGACTTGATCGCCCTGGTGCAAAGCGGCCGGGCGCAGATTGCGTTTATCGAGAAGCAGGAGGTTTATCCGCCGGACCTCACCAGCACCGCCGTGGAAGAACGCACGGAAATCGCACTGTTTGTCGCCCCCAAACATCCGCTGGCGAACCTTAAGGACATCGATCAGCAAACCCTGGAACAACACCGCGAACTGCGCCTGGCGAGCATCATCAACCCGAACGAAACCCGGGGCCTGGGGCGTGTGTGGTCGGCGCCCAGTTATCTGATGCTGATGGAAATGGCGCAGTTGGGTTTCGGCTGGGCACCGTTACCACGCTGGTTGGTGGAGCGGTTTGGTGGCGGCCACCTGTGTGAAATCAAGGCCCGCAGCTGGCCGCGCTCGGTGGCGGTGGATGCGTTGTGGTCACGCCAGCATCCGCCCGGCCCGGCAGGCAGTTGGTTGCTGGGCAAGATGCTGGAGTAA
- a CDS encoding multidrug/biocide efflux PACE transporter, whose amino-acid sequence MTPTKSITERVWQAIGFEGLALLICTPLLAWIMDKPALEMGMVTLAISLMALAWNVIFNGLFDRLKARLQLSGGVWTRVLHALMFEGGLVAICVPLIAWWLNISLMQAFILDIGVLLFFLPYTYVYHWGYDAVREKIMQKRVLSQV is encoded by the coding sequence ATGACACCCACCAAGTCGATTACTGAACGCGTTTGGCAGGCCATTGGTTTTGAAGGCCTGGCCTTGTTGATCTGTACGCCGCTGCTGGCGTGGATCATGGATAAACCGGCGCTGGAGATGGGCATGGTGACCTTGGCCATCAGCCTTATGGCCCTGGCCTGGAACGTGATTTTCAACGGCCTGTTCGATCGGCTCAAGGCGCGCCTGCAACTGTCCGGCGGGGTGTGGACCCGCGTGCTGCACGCGTTGATGTTTGAAGGCGGCCTGGTGGCGATCTGCGTACCGTTGATTGCCTGGTGGCTGAACATCAGCCTGATGCAGGCGTTTATCCTCGACATCGGCGTGCTGCTGTTTTTCCTGCCGTACACCTATGTGTATCACTGGGGTTATGACGCAGTGCGCGAAAAAATCATGCAAAAACGCGTGCTCAGCCAAGTTTGA
- a CDS encoding LysR family transcriptional regulator: MSFDPGLAGGMGVLAAVVDSGSFARAADSLEMTPSGVSRAISRLEKRLGIRLFDRTTRSVQLTDEGRRFYQEIAPLLAGLEEAASSAADSALTVRGRLRVNIDPYFSRLVLGPVLGEFMSQYPQLQLDLHTRDQLGDLVADGFDLAIRFGIPQSSSLIARKLMEVRVLTLASPDYLERHGRPTHPKDLEDGQHVCIDFRDSQTGRPFGWEFHRPGEHVNVATSGRLVVNDAGTLYSVCEHGHAVAQMLDLGLAPALESGALVELFPDWPDERFPLYAFYPSRHLPAAKVRAFLEFVASLKLG, encoded by the coding sequence ATGAGTTTTGATCCAGGACTGGCCGGCGGCATGGGCGTACTGGCCGCCGTGGTCGACAGCGGCAGTTTTGCCCGCGCCGCCGACAGCCTGGAGATGACGCCTTCGGGGGTCAGCCGGGCCATTTCACGGCTGGAAAAACGCTTGGGGATTCGCCTGTTCGACCGCACCACTCGCTCGGTGCAATTGACCGACGAAGGCCGGCGTTTCTACCAGGAAATCGCCCCGCTGCTGGCGGGCCTGGAAGAAGCCGCCAGCTCGGCCGCAGACAGCGCCCTGACCGTACGCGGGCGTTTGCGGGTGAACATCGACCCGTACTTCTCGCGGCTGGTGCTGGGGCCGGTGCTCGGTGAATTCATGAGCCAATACCCGCAGTTGCAGTTGGACCTGCACACCCGGGACCAACTCGGGGACCTGGTGGCGGATGGCTTTGACCTGGCCATCCGTTTTGGGATTCCGCAATCGTCCTCACTGATTGCCCGCAAGTTGATGGAAGTGCGGGTGCTGACGTTGGCGTCGCCAGACTATCTTGAGCGCCATGGCCGCCCGACCCACCCGAAGGATCTGGAAGACGGCCAGCACGTGTGCATCGACTTTCGCGACTCCCAGACCGGCCGGCCGTTTGGCTGGGAATTCCACCGGCCCGGCGAGCACGTCAACGTCGCCACCAGCGGACGGCTGGTGGTCAACGATGCCGGGACCTTGTACAGCGTTTGCGAACACGGCCATGCCGTGGCGCAGATGCTCGACCTCGGGCTTGCCCCAGCGCTCGAATCGGGCGCGTTGGTCGAGCTGTTTCCCGACTGGCCCGATGAGCGCTTCCCGTTGTATGCCTTCTACCCGTCGCGGCATTTGCCGGCGGCCAAGGTGCGGGCGTTCCTTGAGTTTGTGGCGTCCCTCAAACTTGGCTGA
- a CDS encoding SDR family NAD(P)-dependent oxidoreductase: MTRKIALITGASRGLGKSAALHLAAQGVDIIGTYHSAADEAQAVVAQVEALGGKAAMLQLDVSQSSTFDAFTAQVGSVLKDVFGQAHFNFLINNAGIGAHASFAETTEAQFDQLVAIHFKGPFFLTQKLLPLISDGGRIINISSGLARFSLPGYSAYASMKGAVEVLTRYQAKELGARGITVNTLAPGAIATDFSGGAVRDNPDVNAMVANNTALGRAGLPDDIGGAISTLLADGSNWITGQRVEASGGMFL; this comes from the coding sequence ATGACCCGTAAAATCGCACTGATCACCGGCGCCAGCCGCGGCCTGGGCAAAAGCGCTGCGCTACACCTGGCGGCACAAGGCGTCGACATCATCGGCACCTACCACAGCGCAGCCGACGAAGCCCAAGCCGTGGTCGCCCAAGTCGAAGCGCTGGGCGGCAAAGCGGCGATGCTGCAACTGGACGTCAGCCAAAGCTCCACCTTCGATGCATTCACCGCCCAGGTCGGCTCGGTATTGAAGGACGTGTTCGGCCAGGCGCACTTCAACTTCCTGATCAACAACGCCGGGATTGGCGCCCACGCCAGCTTCGCCGAAACCACCGAAGCGCAGTTTGACCAACTGGTGGCAATCCACTTCAAGGGTCCGTTTTTCCTGACCCAGAAACTGCTGCCGCTGATCAGCGACGGTGGCCGCATCATCAATATCTCCAGCGGCCTGGCGCGCTTCAGCCTGCCGGGTTACTCGGCCTACGCCTCGATGAAAGGCGCGGTGGAAGTGCTGACCCGCTACCAGGCCAAGGAGCTGGGTGCACGCGGGATTACCGTCAACACCCTGGCCCCCGGCGCGATTGCCACCGACTTCAGCGGCGGCGCGGTAAGGGACAATCCGGACGTGAACGCGATGGTCGCCAACAACACCGCACTCGGTCGAGCCGGCTTGCCGGATGACATTGGCGGGGCGATTTCCACCTTGCTGGCCGATGGCAGCAACTGGATCACCGGGCAGCGCGTCGAGGCCTCGGGCGGGATGTTTCTGTAA
- a CDS encoding LysR family transcriptional regulator has product MNKLELLRTFVRVTELSSFTQAGESLGLPRSTVSEHVQALEELLGARLLQRTTRKVQATQDGRVLYERSKDLLSHMEELEGLFRQDEAQLAGRIRVDMPNVMARELILPRLPEFMDLHPLIELEISSTDRQVDLLAEGFDCVLRIGAQPDQSVVARLLGSMTMINCASATYLQRYGVPKTLADLAHHQLVHYVRPLGSRSAGFEYVQGNKVHRVPMAGRVTVNSTDAYRAACIGGFGLTQVPVLGIVDLLASGELVAVLPDYPAPALDVSLLYAGQRHLPQRVRVFMDWLAAILQSRL; this is encoded by the coding sequence ATGAATAAACTGGAGTTGCTGCGCACCTTCGTGCGCGTCACCGAACTGTCGAGTTTCACCCAGGCGGGCGAGAGCCTGGGCTTGCCGCGCTCGACCGTGTCCGAGCATGTGCAGGCCCTGGAAGAGTTGCTCGGTGCGCGCCTGTTGCAGCGCACCACGCGCAAGGTTCAGGCGACCCAGGATGGCCGCGTGCTGTACGAACGCAGCAAGGATTTGCTGTCGCACATGGAAGAGCTGGAAGGCTTGTTTCGCCAGGATGAGGCGCAACTGGCGGGGCGGATTCGCGTGGACATGCCCAACGTCATGGCCCGGGAACTGATCCTGCCGCGCCTGCCGGAATTCATGGACCTGCACCCGCTGATCGAACTGGAGATCAGCAGCACCGACCGTCAGGTCGACCTGCTGGCCGAAGGTTTCGACTGCGTATTGCGGATTGGCGCGCAGCCGGACCAGTCGGTAGTGGCGCGGTTGCTGGGCAGCATGACGATGATCAATTGCGCCAGCGCGACTTACCTTCAACGTTACGGCGTGCCCAAGACGCTCGCCGATTTGGCCCACCATCAACTGGTGCATTACGTACGCCCATTGGGCTCACGTTCGGCCGGGTTTGAATACGTACAGGGCAACAAGGTGCACCGGGTTCCCATGGCCGGGCGGGTGACCGTCAACAGCACGGATGCGTATCGGGCAGCGTGCATCGGCGGGTTCGGCCTGACTCAGGTGCCGGTCCTGGGCATTGTCGATCTATTGGCCAGTGGTGAGTTGGTGGCGGTGCTGCCGGACTATCCGGCACCCGCGCTGGACGTGTCCCTGTTGTACGCCGGCCAACGGCATTTGCCGCAGCGGGTGCGGGTGTTCATGGATTGGCTGGCGGCGATCCTGCAATCCCGGCTTTAA
- a CDS encoding LysR family transcriptional regulator: MSLTLRQIRYFVATAEIGQISQAAIHLNISQSAVTTAIKELEAMLGAQLFVRSAQGMSLTDAGRHFLNRAYVIVRSVDDALNSPLPDYRASGVLRVAASYTVLGYFLPHHLQRMEHWHPDVTIEVFEQERQSIEHGLLDGQFDMAVVLTANLTHPDIVSEILFNSERRLWLPSHHPLCERPAVSLADVAREPYIFLTVDEAEQSAMRYWEQAGQTPKVRLRTSSVEAVRSMVANGSGVAILSDLVHRPWSLEGKRIETVSITDKVTPMSVGLAWHRERDFTPAMQAFRDYFHDAFLAPQQLSARR, encoded by the coding sequence ATGTCCCTGACCCTGCGCCAAATCCGCTACTTCGTCGCCACCGCCGAAATCGGCCAGATCTCCCAGGCGGCGATTCACCTGAATATCTCCCAATCCGCAGTGACCACCGCGATCAAGGAGCTGGAAGCGATGCTCGGTGCGCAGCTATTCGTGCGCTCGGCCCAGGGCATGAGCCTGACCGATGCCGGGCGGCATTTTCTCAACCGGGCCTACGTGATTGTGCGCAGTGTCGACGACGCCCTGAACAGCCCGTTGCCGGACTACCGCGCCAGCGGCGTACTGCGGGTGGCCGCCAGCTACACCGTGCTCGGTTATTTCCTGCCGCACCATTTGCAACGCATGGAACACTGGCACCCGGACGTGACCATCGAGGTCTTCGAACAGGAACGCCAGTCCATCGAACACGGCCTGCTCGACGGCCAGTTCGACATGGCCGTGGTGCTCACCGCCAATCTCACCCACCCGGACATCGTCTCGGAAATCCTCTTCAACTCCGAACGCCGCCTGTGGCTGCCCAGCCATCACCCGTTGTGCGAACGCCCGGCCGTGAGCCTCGCGGACGTGGCCAGGGAACCGTACATTTTCCTCACCGTCGACGAAGCCGAACAAAGCGCCATGCGCTACTGGGAACAGGCCGGGCAAACGCCCAAGGTGCGGCTGCGCACCAGTTCAGTGGAGGCGGTACGCAGCATGGTTGCCAACGGCAGCGGCGTGGCAATTCTGTCGGACCTGGTGCATCGCCCGTGGTCGCTGGAAGGCAAGCGCATCGAAACCGTGAGTATCACCGACAAGGTCACGCCCATGAGTGTCGGCCTGGCCTGGCACCGCGAGCGCGACTTCACCCCGGCGATGCAGGCGTTTCGGGATTACTTCCACGATGCATTCCTGGCGCCGCAGCAGTTGTCGGCCCGGCGTTAA
- a CDS encoding 5-oxoprolinase subunit PxpA: MQAVDFNSDMGEGFGPWTIGDGVDSELMAYISSANIATGFHAGDPGTMRRTVERAKQLGVAIGAHPGFRDLVGFGRRHINAPAQELVDDMLYQLGALREIARAQGLTLQHIKPHGALYMHLARDEEAARLLVENLQRLEPTLLLYCMPNSVIWRIAKELGQPVVREFYADREYDLTGSIVFTRNVRALDPATVAARVLRACQTGLVRTVEGEDLFIEFDSICLHSDTPGALELVEATREALDQAGIEVRTPR, translated from the coding sequence ATGCAGGCAGTGGATTTCAATTCGGACATGGGCGAAGGCTTCGGCCCCTGGACCATCGGCGACGGCGTCGACAGCGAACTGATGGCCTACATCAGCTCCGCCAACATCGCCACCGGCTTTCATGCCGGCGACCCGGGCACCATGCGCCGTACCGTCGAGCGCGCCAAGCAACTGGGTGTGGCGATTGGCGCGCACCCGGGCTTTCGTGACCTGGTGGGGTTCGGCCGGCGCCATATCAACGCCCCGGCCCAGGAGCTGGTGGACGACATGCTCTATCAACTCGGCGCCCTGCGGGAGATCGCCCGGGCCCAAGGCCTGACGCTGCAACACATCAAGCCCCACGGCGCGCTGTACATGCATCTGGCGCGGGACGAAGAAGCGGCGCGGCTGTTGGTGGAAAACCTGCAACGCCTGGAGCCCACGCTGTTGCTGTACTGCATGCCCAACTCGGTGATCTGGCGCATTGCCAAGGAACTGGGCCAGCCGGTGGTGCGGGAGTTTTATGCCGACCGTGAGTACGATCTCACTGGCTCCATCGTGTTTACCCGCAATGTGCGGGCGCTGGATCCGGCAACGGTTGCGGCGCGAGTCCTGCGTGCCTGCCAGACCGGCCTGGTGCGCACGGTTGAAGGCGAAGACTTGTTTATCGAGTTCGATTCCATCTGCTTGCACAGCGACACTCCCGGCGCCCTTGAGTTGGTGGAAGCCACCCGTGAAGCGCTGGATCAGGCGGGGATTGAAGTGCGCACACCTCGCTGA